The following proteins are co-located in the Acidobacteriota bacterium genome:
- the pheA gene encoding prephenate dehydratase codes for MNDLERLRGKLDEVDRRLLEALGDRLKTVAEIARVKATGLSFLRDHDRESELLERVEGWARELGLDGFRTHEIYREIIAMSLKAQEEALLKREQVERSARGAHRVAFQGIEGSYSQLAARKYFAVRSEGMEFVGTRTFSEALTLAESGEVGYAFLPVENTTAGSINQTYDLLRQTALSIVGEEVLHVRHRLLGLPGAKEEGLRRVLSHPQALTQCSRFLGSLEGVELVAFVDTAAAAREVSGSDDLSQAAIASAEAGEIYGLTALRDGIADQEENWTRFVVISGLEIELDPRIPAKTSLVFTTPHREGALAHCLQILAEHGVNLTKLESRPVPQRPWEYLFYADIEGFVGSESTRLAVAELRRECPYLRVLGSYPARTTADGSVDRFSEDGV; via the coding sequence ATGAATGATCTCGAGAGACTTCGCGGCAAGCTGGACGAGGTTGACCGGCGCCTGCTCGAGGCGCTCGGCGACCGGCTGAAGACGGTGGCAGAGATTGCGCGGGTCAAGGCCACGGGCCTGTCCTTTCTCCGTGACCACGACCGCGAGTCGGAGCTCCTGGAGCGGGTCGAGGGCTGGGCCAGAGAGCTCGGGCTCGACGGTTTCCGGACCCACGAGATCTACCGCGAGATCATCGCCATGTCGCTCAAGGCGCAGGAGGAAGCGCTGCTCAAGCGCGAGCAGGTGGAGCGCTCTGCTCGCGGGGCGCACCGGGTCGCATTTCAGGGTATCGAGGGGTCCTACAGTCAGCTGGCAGCTCGAAAGTACTTCGCTGTGCGGTCCGAGGGCATGGAGTTCGTCGGCACGCGGACGTTTTCCGAGGCGTTGACCCTGGCCGAAAGCGGAGAGGTGGGCTATGCATTCCTGCCGGTGGAGAACACCACCGCAGGCTCCATCAACCAGACCTACGATCTGCTGCGCCAGACGGCTCTCTCGATTGTTGGTGAAGAGGTGCTTCACGTGCGCCACCGGCTTCTCGGGCTACCGGGTGCGAAAGAGGAGGGCCTGCGACGCGTGCTGTCCCACCCGCAGGCGCTGACCCAGTGCTCGCGCTTCCTCGGGTCGTTGGAGGGCGTCGAACTGGTGGCATTCGTGGACACTGCCGCCGCGGCTCGAGAGGTGAGCGGCTCCGATGATCTGTCGCAAGCTGCCATCGCCAGTGCCGAGGCCGGAGAGATCTACGGCCTGACGGCGCTTCGCGACGGAATTGCGGATCAGGAGGAGAACTGGACGCGATTCGTCGTCATTTCGGGCCTCGAGATCGAGCTCGACCCGCGCATTCCGGCAAAGACCTCGCTGGTGTTCACGACCCCTCACAGGGAGGGAGCGCTGGCCCACTGTCTTCAGATTCTCGCCGAACACGGAGTGAACCTGACCAAGCTCGAATCACGGCCCGTCCCGCAGCGCCCCTGGGAGTACCTCTTCTACGCCGACATCGAGGGATTCGTGGGGTCGGAGAGCACGAGACTGGCCGTCGCCGAGCTTCGGCGCGAGTGCCCGTATCTGAGGGTCCTGGGGAGTTACCCTGCGCGCACCACGGCCGACGGATCGGTTGATAGATTCTCGGAGGACGGCGTGTGA
- a CDS encoding MOSC domain-containing protein produces MIRVSRLFIYPIKSCRGVEVGEARVGATGFEHDRRWMLVGGDGSFLSQREYPRMALVKVRVGEDRLSLAAPGLPAFEVGFGEEPRRSSRVTVWDDVCEAVDEGEKAARWFSEHLGVSARLVRLADDDARPLSSPAAQPGDRVSFADGFPFLLLSQASHDGLNRRLSLPVPIDRFRANIVVDGCEPHAEDRWDQVRVGEVEFKVAKPCARCVITTVDQATGERGREPLRTLSTYRTRDGQVLFGQNLVHRGSGIVRLGDPVEILADIRNR; encoded by the coding sequence GTGATCCGCGTCAGCCGACTTTTCATTTACCCGATCAAATCGTGTCGTGGCGTCGAGGTGGGCGAAGCCCGGGTGGGCGCTACCGGTTTCGAGCACGACCGGCGGTGGATGCTCGTCGGTGGAGACGGTTCGTTTCTCAGCCAACGCGAATATCCGCGAATGGCGCTGGTCAAAGTCCGGGTTGGAGAGGACCGGCTCAGCCTGGCGGCCCCGGGTCTCCCGGCGTTCGAGGTGGGGTTCGGCGAAGAACCGCGGCGGAGCAGTCGAGTCACCGTGTGGGACGACGTCTGCGAAGCCGTCGACGAGGGTGAAAAGGCTGCTCGTTGGTTCTCCGAACACCTCGGTGTTTCCGCTCGACTCGTGCGGCTGGCCGACGACGATGCGCGGCCGCTGAGCTCACCTGCGGCCCAGCCAGGAGATCGCGTTTCCTTTGCAGACGGCTTTCCGTTTCTCCTCCTTTCACAGGCATCGCATGACGGCCTCAACCGTCGATTGTCGCTTCCGGTGCCCATCGATCGATTCCGGGCGAACATTGTGGTGGATGGCTGTGAACCCCACGCCGAGGACCGGTGGGATCAGGTCCGCGTCGGTGAGGTGGAGTTCAAGGTCGCGAAACCGTGTGCCCGCTGTGTCATCACGACCGTCGATCAGGCGACCGGGGAACGGGGCCGGGAGCCCTTACGAACACTCTCGACCTATCGGACGCGGGACGGCCAGGTGCTCTTCGGCCAGAACCTGGTGCACCGGGGTTCGGGGATCGTCCGGCTTGGCGACCCGGTGGAGATACTCGCCGATATCCGAAACCGATGA
- a CDS encoding cation diffusion facilitator family transporter has translation MQEQTIMASRSARVSQVGWVGLLCNLALAAGKAAAGIAGNSQAVLADALHSLTDSVTDVAVILGVKYWTAPADEDHPHGHGRIETLITVAIGLVVGAVAVGMGAHAIRGLRSDVLIVPSGVALGVSLASIAIKEVLYRWTARVGREVKSPALVANAWHHRSDAISSIPAAVAVGVALIDPEWAVVDRVGAVVVCLLILQASWRILRPALDQLVDTGAPTAARKRIEELALEVDGVEDAHAVRTRYVGSELAVDLHVEVDGGLSVGEGHSIAVAVRRKLLENGPDVTDAVVQIEPHKLPTGS, from the coding sequence ATGCAAGAGCAGACCATAATGGCATCGAGATCAGCAAGGGTGTCTCAGGTGGGTTGGGTCGGTCTGCTCTGCAATCTGGCATTGGCGGCCGGCAAGGCGGCCGCCGGCATCGCCGGTAACAGCCAGGCGGTGCTCGCCGACGCCCTTCACAGCTTGACCGATTCGGTGACCGATGTTGCGGTAATCCTCGGTGTCAAATATTGGACGGCGCCCGCCGACGAGGACCATCCGCACGGCCACGGGCGGATCGAGACCCTGATTACGGTGGCGATCGGCCTGGTCGTCGGTGCGGTGGCTGTCGGCATGGGTGCGCACGCCATCCGGGGTCTGCGCAGCGATGTCCTGATCGTTCCCTCAGGCGTGGCACTGGGCGTGTCACTGGCCTCGATAGCGATCAAGGAAGTTCTGTACCGATGGACCGCCAGGGTCGGACGCGAAGTGAAGTCACCGGCTCTGGTGGCCAACGCGTGGCACCATCGATCGGACGCGATCTCCTCGATACCCGCGGCGGTGGCGGTTGGGGTGGCTCTGATCGATCCGGAGTGGGCCGTGGTCGACAGGGTCGGTGCGGTGGTTGTGTGCCTCCTGATCCTGCAGGCGTCGTGGCGCATTCTTCGTCCCGCGCTGGACCAACTGGTTGACACCGGGGCGCCGACAGCCGCTCGGAAACGCATCGAAGAGCTTGCTTTGGAGGTCGACGGCGTGGAAGACGCCCACGCTGTGCGCACCCGGTACGTCGGATCGGAGCTGGCGGTGGATCTGCACGTGGAGGTGGATGGCGGGCTCAGCGTCGGCGAGGGTCACTCGATCGCGGTTGCGGTGCGCAGGAAGCTGCTCGAGAACGGTCCTGACGTGACGGACGCAGTGGTCCAGATTGAACCGCACAAGCTGCCGACCGGGAGCTGA
- a CDS encoding phospholipid carrier-dependent glycosyltransferase: MKSSGLGFSASGAVVWLTVVALAVSFGIGGYGLIEPDEGRNAEVAREMAATDNYVLPHLNGLPYLDKPVLYFAAVAGMVEFMGPTELAARSVSLMFGLATAALVGGFAYRRWGLDAAVVAATAAATAPLALGLSRVVIMDSMLSFFVALALMAFFIAIEKRNGAEELAAGGRTSMYWTLVAWAAMGLGVLTKGPVAIAVPLLAATVYGIRRRSLRTVWHPFGFVTMLIIVLPWVWAVLREVPDFFRYVVVTETWARMTTDELGRTEPFWFFVPVLLFGAFPWSFLVLSNLRANLIPDDPDDRWIRLYLWLWIVLPLVFFSLARGKQEQYVLPLIPAVALLISGQWSDRQRGVRVAASAWALLGLAALLYASLGMPGLDTSRVSAAVASRTAIFFGVVALVGACVAGFGSVARYSLAVIGLAFPLMMLPVASSVLMKEVAASRSTRGLAAAIEDHLTPLTQLLWIESYAPGMSFYLERPIPVASIDGNELRSNYILGHAEAYFDEAGVIRPLASAWREMAACNGPQFFLFGVKKPDLRKAAEAAGWQQLTKNRRWMVYGPDCSRETGSASEPPGRETVVN; encoded by the coding sequence ATGAAATCGAGTGGTCTGGGATTTTCAGCGTCGGGCGCGGTTGTGTGGCTTACCGTTGTTGCCCTGGCGGTCTCCTTCGGGATTGGTGGATACGGCCTGATCGAGCCTGACGAGGGCCGCAACGCCGAGGTCGCACGCGAAATGGCGGCGACCGACAATTACGTGTTGCCGCACCTCAACGGGCTGCCGTATCTGGACAAGCCAGTTCTCTATTTTGCCGCGGTCGCCGGGATGGTCGAGTTCATGGGTCCGACCGAGCTCGCTGCACGAAGTGTGTCCCTCATGTTCGGCCTGGCGACGGCAGCCCTCGTTGGGGGGTTCGCCTATCGACGATGGGGCCTCGACGCGGCTGTGGTGGCCGCCACTGCGGCCGCCACCGCACCGCTCGCGCTCGGTCTGTCGCGGGTCGTGATCATGGACTCGATGTTGAGCTTTTTCGTGGCCCTCGCCCTCATGGCTTTTTTCATCGCAATCGAGAAACGAAACGGCGCTGAGGAATTGGCAGCGGGCGGCCGGACCTCGATGTACTGGACCCTGGTCGCGTGGGCGGCAATGGGGCTCGGCGTGCTGACCAAAGGTCCGGTTGCGATTGCGGTTCCACTTCTTGCAGCGACCGTCTACGGCATTCGAAGACGCTCCCTGCGTACCGTGTGGCACCCGTTCGGTTTTGTGACGATGTTGATCATCGTTCTGCCGTGGGTGTGGGCCGTCTTGCGGGAGGTTCCGGATTTCTTCAGGTATGTCGTCGTTACCGAGACGTGGGCGAGAATGACTACGGATGAACTCGGTCGGACAGAGCCTTTCTGGTTCTTCGTACCGGTCCTGTTGTTCGGTGCCTTCCCGTGGTCGTTCCTCGTGCTGTCGAATCTGCGAGCGAATTTGATTCCGGACGACCCTGACGACCGTTGGATCCGCCTCTATCTGTGGTTGTGGATTGTGTTACCGCTCGTGTTTTTCTCTCTTGCGCGCGGCAAACAGGAGCAATACGTGCTCCCCCTGATACCTGCGGTGGCGCTCCTGATCTCAGGCCAGTGGTCGGATCGCCAGAGAGGGGTTCGCGTGGCCGCATCGGCGTGGGCACTTCTCGGCCTGGCGGCATTGTTATATGCCTCTCTCGGAATGCCGGGTCTCGATACCTCGCGGGTTTCAGCTGCGGTGGCTTCGCGGACGGCGATTTTCTTCGGTGTGGTGGCACTGGTTGGGGCGTGTGTGGCCGGGTTCGGTTCTGTCGCGCGGTATTCTCTGGCGGTTATTGGCTTGGCATTTCCGCTGATGATGCTCCCAGTTGCCAGCTCCGTTCTGATGAAGGAGGTGGCGGCGAGTCGATCGACACGAGGTCTGGCGGCGGCAATCGAGGATCACCTGACACCGCTCACCCAACTGCTGTGGATCGAGAGCTACGCACCTGGGATGTCGTTTTATCTGGAGAGGCCCATCCCAGTGGCGTCGATTGACGGTAATGAGCTTCGGAGCAACTACATCCTTGGTCACGCGGAGGCATACTTCGACGAAGCGGGTGTGATTCGGCCGCTGGCTTCTGCGTGGCGGGAAATGGCGGCCTGCAACGGGCCGCAGTTCTTCCTTTTCGGCGTCAAGAAGCCAGATCTCCGGAAAGCGGCCGAGGCGGCAGGTTGGCAGCAGTTGACCAAAAACCGACGCTGGATGGTCTATGGTCCGGATTGCAGCCGAGAGACCGGGTCGGCCAGCGAACCGCCCGGCCGAGAAACGGTGGTGAATTGA
- a CDS encoding prenyltransferase, producing the protein MPGIREFASVARAPFLLLPPTLVASGAAAAAWDGAFSWTRTFLAAVGLVALHMAVNIFNEWSDMRTGIDLETERTPFSGGSGTLPASGMSLRTALVFGLVCSSVGLAIGLWFVSKVGWVLVPLMIAGAVSVLAYTDFLARIGIGELAAGFGLGAGPVIGSALVQGGGWSHAAVAASIPAFFMTFNLLLLNEFPDEEADRKGGRRNLVILFGRKSAARIYALAGCATPASVASAVVVGILPPMCLTAALPSLLLTKPLKWAFTDPSQSVPIPALGANVVWNLATNTLLALALVVAILFRS; encoded by the coding sequence ATGCCTGGAATCAGAGAGTTTGCGAGCGTGGCTCGTGCCCCTTTTCTGCTACTGCCCCCGACGCTGGTTGCTTCGGGTGCTGCGGCGGCCGCTTGGGACGGAGCATTCTCCTGGACGCGAACCTTCCTTGCCGCTGTAGGTCTGGTGGCTCTGCACATGGCGGTCAATATTTTCAACGAGTGGAGCGACATGCGCACCGGGATCGACCTCGAGACCGAGCGCACGCCGTTCTCCGGCGGCAGTGGGACTCTGCCGGCCAGCGGTATGAGCCTGCGGACAGCCCTGGTCTTCGGCCTGGTCTGCAGCAGCGTCGGGCTCGCCATCGGGTTGTGGTTCGTGTCGAAAGTCGGGTGGGTGCTGGTGCCGCTGATGATTGCGGGGGCGGTGTCCGTGCTCGCTTACACCGATTTTTTGGCGCGGATCGGGATCGGCGAACTGGCGGCCGGCTTCGGACTCGGTGCGGGACCGGTGATCGGCAGTGCACTCGTGCAGGGCGGAGGGTGGAGTCACGCTGCCGTTGCTGCGTCGATTCCAGCATTCTTCATGACGTTCAATCTGCTTCTCCTGAACGAATTCCCTGATGAGGAGGCCGACCGCAAAGGCGGGCGGCGAAACCTCGTGATTCTCTTCGGGAGGAAGTCGGCGGCCCGGATCTACGCTCTCGCGGGGTGTGCAACGCCCGCTTCGGTCGCGAGTGCGGTGGTCGTCGGTATTCTTCCGCCGATGTGCTTGACCGCGGCTTTGCCGTCACTTCTATTGACCAAGCCGCTCAAGTGGGCCTTCACCGATCCGTCGCAGTCGGTGCCCATTCCTGCCCTCGGCGCGAATGTCGTATGGAATCTGGCGACGAACACGCTCTTGGCGTTGGCTCTGGTTGTGGCGATACTTTTTCGGAGTTAA
- a CDS encoding GGDEF domain-containing protein encodes MRGAGKITMVVGGLPVLAAWIAGISGLPEAQRPITNVLAEFLAVLLLVLGWRFRRGRLVIAALAVALANFLSRGPLADPSSEVGLATLSFFLPITLALLSLLPEQPITGPTILLLAAIVVLQAVLVGQVAGLVPSEAGNSLVRSIGELLTSPDFSRLVFLIAGAFIALAFAARRTTFEGSLLWVIVAASIALLSWRGPHAATLGFTAAQLVLLTGLVEDSYRLAYHDELTGLPGRRALEEALRTLNGDYTIAMADVDHFKRFNDRHGHAAGDQALRMVATELQKVGGGGKAYRYGGEEFAIVFPGTKPSGAADPLENVREAIANRRFALRGPNRPRKKPDPPRKQSRSPKLINVSVSIGFAGPSARAVGTEAVLQAADRALYRAKSKGRNRVVRYGVRSA; translated from the coding sequence ATGAGGGGCGCCGGCAAGATCACGATGGTCGTTGGGGGTCTGCCGGTTCTGGCGGCCTGGATCGCTGGCATCTCCGGCCTGCCGGAGGCGCAACGACCGATAACCAACGTGCTCGCCGAGTTCCTCGCGGTTCTCCTGCTGGTTCTCGGGTGGAGGTTCCGGCGTGGTCGGCTGGTGATCGCCGCACTCGCCGTCGCGCTCGCGAACTTCCTCTCCCGCGGCCCGTTGGCAGACCCGTCTTCGGAGGTCGGCCTCGCCACCCTGTCGTTCTTCTTGCCGATCACTCTGGCGCTGCTCTCGCTGCTTCCAGAGCAACCGATCACCGGGCCAACGATCCTCCTTCTGGCAGCGATTGTCGTTCTCCAGGCGGTCCTCGTCGGACAGGTCGCCGGTTTGGTGCCTTCGGAAGCGGGTAACAGCCTTGTCCGAAGCATCGGTGAGCTCCTCACATCGCCCGATTTCTCACGACTCGTTTTTCTGATAGCTGGCGCATTCATCGCCCTGGCTTTCGCGGCCCGCCGCACCACTTTCGAGGGTTCGCTGCTGTGGGTGATCGTGGCTGCTTCCATCGCCCTGCTCTCCTGGAGAGGACCCCACGCAGCGACCCTCGGCTTCACCGCCGCACAGCTCGTGCTGCTGACCGGACTGGTCGAGGATTCCTATCGCCTCGCCTATCACGACGAGCTCACCGGCCTTCCCGGAAGACGAGCGCTGGAGGAAGCGCTCCGCACTCTCAACGGCGACTACACGATTGCGATGGCCGATGTCGACCATTTCAAACGATTCAACGATCGCCACGGCCACGCCGCGGGAGACCAGGCGTTGCGCATGGTCGCGACCGAGTTGCAGAAGGTCGGTGGCGGCGGAAAGGCCTATCGCTACGGCGGTGAGGAGTTCGCGATCGTCTTCCCGGGCACCAAACCGTCGGGCGCCGCGGATCCGCTCGAGAACGTACGGGAAGCGATCGCCAACCGGCGTTTCGCCCTTCGGGGGCCCAACCGCCCACGAAAGAAACCCGATCCTCCGCGCAAACAGAGTCGATCTCCGAAGCTGATCAACGTATCTGTGAGCATCGGTTTTGCCGGACCTTCCGCCCGGGCGGTCGGCACAGAGGCAGTTCTACAAGCGGCCGACAGAGCCCTGTATCGGGCCAAGAGCAAGGGGAGGAATCGGGTGGTGCGGTACGGGGTCAGGAGCGCGTAG
- a CDS encoding MFS transporter, which produces MTETQSVWRQFPQSFWTANAMEIFERMGWYGFYAVSTLYLTNSVADGGLGFSSEDRGVIQGLATFFLYLFPAVFGALADRFGYKRMFLASAVVMAPAYILLAAPRTFWGFLSVYFLVAVGHGMFKPVVISTVVKTTNEETGSMGFGIFYMMVNIGGFIGPIVAGIVRGWDWKYVFWASASWIIIMGLTCIALYREPPRDAQAESQRSLREVFSGMIGVVGNARFFVLVAGLLVMLVMGSKWWSFPLVGALAATWLGFNLLFDMVLRAAGKDQSAPWLLQPMKVGEGRYLIFLLLMAGFWTSFNQIFMTLPEYIRDYIDTSDLLAALTGFASLVGADITNWSRALLENGQIKPEYIINLNAFGIICFQVFIAYLVRRRSPLTSIILGVTVTVVSFLIYLAGATGWVVVAAVLVFSVGEMLASPRSKEYAGRIAPPEKVGMYMGYFYWCVALGNLFGGLLSGLAYQHYGPYGVDRPGVMWVLFAGLAITTAIGLLVYNRYAVQQPAQGENT; this is translated from the coding sequence GTGACCGAGACACAGTCCGTCTGGCGACAATTCCCACAGTCCTTCTGGACCGCCAACGCAATGGAGATCTTCGAGCGCATGGGCTGGTACGGCTTCTACGCGGTATCCACCCTCTATCTCACCAACAGTGTTGCCGACGGCGGCCTCGGTTTCAGCTCTGAAGACCGCGGGGTGATTCAGGGGCTCGCAACCTTCTTCCTGTACCTCTTCCCGGCTGTCTTCGGCGCCCTTGCCGACCGTTTCGGCTACAAACGTATGTTCCTCGCTTCGGCGGTCGTAATGGCTCCGGCCTACATACTGCTCGCTGCACCGCGCACCTTCTGGGGATTTCTCTCGGTCTACTTCCTGGTGGCGGTCGGCCACGGGATGTTCAAGCCGGTCGTCATATCGACCGTTGTCAAGACAACCAACGAGGAAACCGGATCGATGGGATTCGGCATCTTTTACATGATGGTCAACATCGGGGGATTCATCGGCCCGATCGTCGCCGGCATTGTTCGCGGCTGGGATTGGAAGTACGTCTTCTGGGCTTCCGCCAGTTGGATCATCATCATGGGCCTCACCTGCATCGCCCTCTATAGGGAACCGCCTCGAGACGCCCAGGCAGAAAGCCAACGGAGTCTCAGGGAGGTCTTTTCCGGAATGATCGGCGTCGTGGGTAACGCCCGTTTCTTTGTGCTCGTCGCCGGCCTTCTGGTCATGTTGGTGATGGGGTCCAAATGGTGGAGCTTCCCGCTGGTGGGAGCGCTTGCAGCGACATGGCTCGGGTTCAACCTCCTCTTCGACATGGTGCTCCGGGCCGCAGGCAAAGATCAGTCGGCGCCGTGGCTGCTGCAGCCGATGAAGGTCGGGGAGGGACGTTATCTGATCTTCCTGCTCCTGATGGCCGGTTTCTGGACCTCTTTCAACCAGATCTTCATGACCCTGCCCGAGTACATCCGCGATTACATCGACACATCAGATCTGCTCGCCGCGTTGACCGGCTTCGCCAGCCTGGTCGGCGCCGATATCACGAACTGGAGCCGGGCCCTCCTCGAGAACGGTCAGATCAAGCCCGAGTACATCATCAACCTCAACGCTTTCGGCATCATCTGCTTCCAGGTTTTCATCGCCTATCTGGTGCGCCGCAGGTCGCCCCTCACCAGCATCATTCTCGGCGTTACAGTAACCGTTGTCAGCTTCCTGATCTACCTCGCCGGTGCGACCGGCTGGGTGGTGGTCGCGGCGGTTCTCGTGTTCTCGGTTGGCGAGATGCTGGCCAGTCCGCGCTCCAAGGAGTACGCGGGGCGTATCGCCCCCCCTGAAAAAGTCGGCATGTACATGGGTTACTTTTACTGGTGCGTCGCTCTTGGCAACCTGTTTGGAGGCCTTCTTTCGGGCCTCGCCTATCAGCACTACGGTCCATACGGAGTCGACCGGCCGGGTGTCATGTGGGTGCTGTTCGCGGGACTCGCCATCACGACGGCGATCGGGCTCTTGGTGTATAACAGATATGCGGTCCAGCAGCCTGCGCAAGGAGAAAACACGTGA
- a CDS encoding TetR family transcriptional regulator — protein MGKRRATGAVEKEARRQQILASAGELLQGWSYGDISMERIAERAGIAKGTLYLYFRTKEELFLRLFEQQLGTWYAEIEALAREDAGTVQIPAAARAISSTLVSKATLVRLHGLLHSTIIPNIDLETTTAFRHRHRRMMSSLAPAMAERIESLNEAGALRLLVRIEAVVAGLSWAGSHPASIDSSFSVPGLEVYHFDFEHELTAIIVALLNFAVAGPAGQPTRN, from the coding sequence ATGGGTAAACGCCGGGCCACCGGGGCGGTGGAAAAAGAAGCCCGCCGCCAACAGATCCTTGCATCCGCCGGCGAGCTCCTCCAAGGTTGGTCCTACGGCGACATCTCGATGGAGAGAATTGCCGAACGCGCCGGCATCGCCAAGGGAACTCTTTACCTCTACTTCCGAACCAAGGAGGAGCTCTTTCTCCGCCTCTTCGAGCAGCAACTCGGCACCTGGTACGCAGAGATCGAGGCCCTCGCCAGGGAGGACGCAGGAACCGTTCAAATCCCCGCCGCGGCCCGTGCCATCTCCTCGACGCTGGTCTCGAAAGCCACACTGGTTCGCCTCCACGGGCTTCTCCACTCCACCATCATTCCAAACATCGATCTCGAAACCACGACAGCGTTCCGGCATCGCCACCGTCGAATGATGTCCTCCCTGGCTCCCGCCATGGCCGAGCGTATTGAGAGCCTGAACGAGGCAGGTGCGCTTCGCCTCCTTGTTCGAATCGAAGCCGTTGTCGCAGGGCTGTCGTGGGCAGGAAGCCATCCTGCTTCAATCGACAGCTCTTTTTCGGTACCCGGTCTCGAGGTCTATCATTTCGATTTCGAACACGAGCTGACGGCGATCATCGTCGCCCTGTTGAATTTTGCGGTGGCGGGTCCTGCAGGCCAGCCGACCCGCAACTGA
- a CDS encoding TetR family transcriptional regulator — protein sequence MPESQKSRELTPREQKRNRILRAAIEVFASKGYFAARMTDVAAEADVADGTLYLYFEGKEHLLMSIFDDVLGRFIDHLDAEISELTDPIEKLAVMVRLHLETVGRDRALANLLQIETRHSRRFMSLFTRGKLGEYLNRVRDIIVEGQELGVFRGDISPGLATNLVFGAVDELVTSWLLAEHPGDLLRHYRPLVSMLTDGISPCRHHGGEQP from the coding sequence ATGCCGGAGAGCCAGAAGAGCCGTGAGTTGACGCCCCGCGAACAGAAACGAAACCGGATTCTCCGTGCGGCTATCGAGGTCTTCGCATCGAAGGGCTATTTCGCGGCACGCATGACCGACGTCGCCGCCGAAGCTGATGTGGCGGACGGCACTTTGTACCTCTACTTCGAGGGCAAGGAGCACCTGTTGATGTCGATCTTCGACGACGTTCTGGGACGCTTCATCGACCATCTCGATGCTGAAATATCAGAACTGACTGATCCGATCGAGAAGCTCGCGGTGATGGTCCGGCTCCACCTCGAGACCGTCGGACGAGACCGTGCGCTGGCCAACCTACTCCAGATCGAAACCAGACACTCACGCCGATTCATGAGCCTTTTCACCCGTGGTAAACTCGGCGAGTATTTGAATCGGGTGCGCGACATCATAGTGGAGGGCCAGGAGTTGGGCGTGTTCCGAGGAGATATCAGTCCCGGACTCGCCACCAATCTCGTCTTCGGTGCGGTCGACGAGCTTGTCACCAGCTGGCTGCTGGCCGAGCATCCAGGTGACCTCCTGCGCCACTACCGACCGCTGGTCAGCATGTTGACCGACGGCATTTCACCCTGTCGCCATCACGGGGGAGAGCAACCATGA